The Populus nigra chromosome 4, ddPopNigr1.1, whole genome shotgun sequence genome contains the following window.
AAAGAAGGTACCCTCCAAATCCCGCTCTCATGTCCATCACATTTCGAAAATTCATGTGTTTCCAGTGGAAAGCTCTGACATAACTTTCTATAATCTCATTCCAATATTTTGACTCTGCCTTGAAAAGTTCTTTTCTGGAAAAGGTGGCATCCATTCTTATGCTCTGGAGTCTATCTGGTGGATAATGAAGGCGTACAGGCCATGTAGTGACATTAGCTCCATAACCATTCTCAGGCAATCTAGTTATGCATGGCCTCAGACTGACATACCTGCAAAGGACATAGATATCTTACAAACTTCACACATATTGTCAAAACAATGATGATGCAGTTATCCAATGTTCAAGTCTGATGGATGAGAACAGATAGAAGCTGCTATAAGCTATGCACAGTTTATTCCTCGAAACACAGGGCCAGATTAGATcataaaggaaaaagaaagagaaaacaaagcaaTTGTGTATCGATCCCTCAGCATTATTAGAGCCAACACGAAGTTGCCAAAGTATCTCCACTGATTTAACTGGTATAGATTCTCTTGTTGAATCTCATTCCAAAAAGAAGATCAGAATTAAAGTATTAAACCAACTCTTAATAAAATTTACTATTCCACTTAACAAAAAACTAGAAGGAATGAGCCAGGGCCTACCAAACACTGTCTGGATCATCATTGGAATCACATAGAGGAGGTTGTGCCCCACTATAACGACTAAGATAGCAGCTGTTGTTTAAAGGTTTCCGCCAAATGGCAATATATCCTTCCTTCTTTACAAGTTCCCAACAAATGCGTCTAGTCAGGTCCTGCATTTCTGAAcgtaaacaagaaaaaaattcaattcaagcaATCAGGAGGTTTGAGTTCCTCATCTCTAACACTGTCTGGCTGATGGAAATCAGGGAGTCAGGGAAGAACAATAATAACAAAGGAAGAAAATAGGAAGAAGTGGCTGTGATCAAAGATACAGCAAAACAGGTTGATGAACTACagaaaagcaattaaaaaaaaaggcaatttcTCTTAGAATCGAGAGGATCACCTTTCCATTGTTCTTGgagattttcttcatgtttataTACAGGTTGTGCTGCCCAAACAAAGTAGCCTCCTGCCCTTAGCATTCTGTTCACCTCAAGAAGCAAAATTCCATCTTCAATTCAGCCAAAGAAAGACAGAAATGGTGaagataaaaaatcttttaattccGACATATAATGACGAGTCTCAGACTTGAtagtaggatgagaaaatgtACCATCACTAGTCCACTCAATTCTACATCTTGAACAGTGTATCAAATCAAATGCTTGGCTTGGGTACAACAAACGCCGTGTTGAAAATACAGCTGCCATTGCAGGAACACCACGCTCCAGTGCAAACTGAATCTGGTTCTCATGGACATCTTTTGGTGCTATTGACAAAGTAGTCACATTACGCTGTAACAAAAAGGCACCAAAACTTGCCACTCCACAACCAATGTCTAATGCAATGCGGGTATGCTGACCAAATGCAATTTCAGGAACCATCTGCAAATCGAAGTTGATACAGCAATCAAAATcatgagaataaaaataataagtggcGGGAATTTTTAAGTAACCACTAACCAACCTCTGAAATCTGGTTTAAATATTGATCTGCTCCGTGAATAAATTGAGTTCCTCCTCCTGGGAATACAAACTTATCCTTTTTTAATGCTATCCAATTTTGGCCACCCTTATCTTCGACCAGACGTGTATGTGGCACATTACTGAACCACACCTATTATTAGATCTCAATATCAGACCAAAGAAACTTCACTGGAAGATTGAACAGTTATTTGCCAAGTACAAGGAAATTGACCAACATTTTCCAAAGCAACAGAACTATTGTAGACATTCAAATGTATTAGTTACTGTAAGGACACAATCGGCGGAATGCATCAGAGCCATCATTATGGATCAATTAGCTTCTGTACTCTTAGCTACTCGTTAGCCATAAATTTTAAACAGCCATCAATTATCCAAGCAGTTCTAACTACTCTACCTATAGTTTAAACTTGGTTCTACACATTTAGCACCAATCTAACACCAAAACACCCAGAAAATCTCCAGTTTTATCAGCAATTAGACTCCCTTGAACACTAACCCACAAATCCACTAAATTTCCAGAATTACTAAACAACCCAGTTACATAACACAAAATTACAATTTCCAGATCAACCAACCTAAAAACGaaaccaaaaaacaagaaacaaaaaactacTGTTAGGCCGGCcattaaacaagtacaaaaattaaaaaagaaatgacagAAAATTCACAAAATTACCTCGTCTCGACTCCTAGGCCAAGGTATAGATCTCTTATACCCTTTAGGCATAGGCACCAAGCAATCCAACCCCTTACCTTCTTCAGGGCAATGCCTCTCATATATCACCAAACTTCCACTCAAATTCAACCTCTTAATTTCCTCCACATTATCCAAACATGGTATGTAATCTCTCGTAATCTCCTCACACACTCTAAATCTCTCATACTTAACCCTGGTTAGTTTACCATCTTCTTTCGTCGATGTCTCCTCTTTGCCACCAGTTAAATTTCTAAATTCATCCATTGCAGTCGGATCAAACTCCCCGATTACAAAATCCTCCGCCATTGCACCGTTCTCGTCCACTATCCCCGTCCTCTCACCCACCGTCGGAGGTGGTGGGGGCCGGGTTTTTTTGGGACGAGGTGAAACCAAGGAcgcgtttttttttatttgttgtgggGAGGTGATGGAGAACGAGGGAGAGAAGGAGATAGAGGAGGGGAAGGGGGAGGAAGGAAAGAGGCAGAGAAGGGTGATAACAGAGAAGGAGAAGATGGTAATGGCCGTAACTTTGACGAAGTTTGGGGCTTTTACGACATCTAATGTGGCGGTGGAGGAGGTGATTGTGGCGGAAGGTTTCATGGTGGTTCTGAGTTTGCGTGTTTGGTTAATATGGGTAGGAGAAAAAACGTGGAGTTGAGAGCCCACGTATGGATACGGAGGTTTAGTGTAGGGGCGGGGGAATTCGGAAGGTGACAGGTGGGGCGGTGGGGTGTCTTAATTGTACTTTCCTCTTTCCTAGGGGGGAATTTAcggaaaacatttttatatcttaaaaatatttttaaaagtttatttttaaaagattattttgatatattaatattaaaaataattatttttaataaaattattttgatagatttcaaaataaaaaatactttaaaaaataattgttatgatAACATGAAACATGcttttaaagttattataatttgaaattaagatattttatttaatagctCCTATTAGAATGATTTCAATAATACAAattcaacaatatcaaaaaatgtTATTAATGATGATCGGAGTGGGTCACGCTCTCCGTTCAAAAGTAAGTGGGTAATTACAATGAGgagagatagaaaaaaaaatagatcttaAAAACATAACAAACTTCAATTATGACACCACTAGTATTATCATAAAGCTCTCGATAAgataaatacaataatattaaaaaatatcaccaaTAACAGCCGTAATGAGCCACACTTTACATCAGAAGACGAGTGACTCGTTTGCTTTCGGGTAGCGTGTGTGGCTCACTCCAGTCACCGTTGTGTCGGGTTCCTCAGTATACATACAATACATACATgcagtgaaaataataaatttaaaataatattggagAGTTCCTAAGATCTCATTAGAGAGATTTAGAGTTGTTTAaagatttattacttgaaaatttGATCTTCTCtagttttgaataattctttaaaatctGAGTTATCACAAACCACGAGTCGTCCAATTGTCTGGCCTTTAACGGTAATTCACACTAACTACCAGTAAGAAATATCTTAAATCCCTGTTTAGAGTATATGGGTTGCTATGTCTGAAGTGCTAGCTCTTTATTttgtgaattatatatttttttttgtctaacaaacaaactcttaaaaaataagaggtatagttttatatttataagaaatcttaataaccttataaataataagatatttacttactccttaaataatatccatatattatttaaggatagttttataaatttaatcaattaagtcCATGTTTGATTAATCTAAAACTAGAATTATAATCTatgaaataaatacattttagtatttaatttctaaaattattttcaatcaagatacacttaattaattatcccagtttaatttctgactaatggttcttaatgtgtgtgacctattaggttcctaatatgttggcccaaatataaattataattataaatagatAGAATTAAAtagatcaaataatttaatttattatcaattcaataattgattaaattatatttgaagatcaagtgtaCCGTCTAGTAACGTATCATGATCCctgaaatattagaaaagtcacaAGTGGTTTAACTTAACATTTCAATAGCcggtttctcagtgtaattattatttcatcatCAATAATGTTTCGATTTAGACATTTTAACTTGGAGTATGTCTGTCatgtcaaatcatatttgtttgCACATTATAGCcattgatcatttgaataagatttgaaattcttttcaaatctcattccaccttgtGTAAGGATTTAACagtcaatattatttgagaacatgtggaatattttttctaattcatatagggtgatgaatcctctcttgatcacttaaatatattcatatagtttatgttatatctAGTGTTTGCTCATTTGTTACATTTACTAAGATAACATCGAAcaagatcaaaatataatactttatatataagataacttggtGATCTCAAGTTTAAGAATCATTTACACAACTGTCACGTGAGTTTTTTCATAGACACAAATGATatcttcatatgaaattctcatgtgAGTCAGTTCAGCATATATGTCTTATAACAAGTACCTACATATTAGCTCTAAGTATCCCTTATATCTCGGTATATGAAAACAATtgcttattttcataaaaataaaaacataacatgTATCAGTCTTTTATGACTATAGTGAATGTCCAACATTTAAGAGAGCATCGATCATGAACATTTTATAAGCAAGactttgatgcaataagaatcctataattataacaactttataactttttttgcaaagtatttttgtttcatgGATTTTATCTTCAATCTagatttataaatcaaatattatatttattaatctaatattacatgaatataaaagataaattaagtttttattaataataaatatatatatttatataaatataataataacacaTGTAATCAATTGATTGACTACAGTGCATTAAAACTAACACGATAGTGGCCTTTTTGGTGTTATTAAATTTGTCatgtgaatatatattttatggtaTCAATGATGTCATAATCAAAACTTTGATGCGTttctgagattttttttttgtcttcactCTTTATTACTCActttcatttgaataaaaagtatgATTCACTCCAGTCACCGTTGATGACTTATTTAATGTTGTTAGATTCGTATTACCAAGATctttttaatagtattaatggttttgtaattaaaattttggtgtgtcatcaaagttttttttttctcttctcttttttatattaatttatttaacaatttatttaaaatgttgtttttttcactggcaatatcttaatatttctggttttttttcaatttgttttttctaacctagatattttactattttttaaaaaactgtgctatttttttatcagtacAAAAACTTTTATTAGTTTAGTTTAGCATTGCTACCAGGCATCATGGTGAGGAGTGAGCCAACATCTCGCGTGGGGTGGTATCACCTTTTGGATTGCTTGAAATTTTGGGCTCTGAAATCATTTCAgcttttatggaaaaaaaaaagaatgaaagaaagaaaaggaagttatGGTCAATTTCGAATCCATCGAATGATTAAAAAATCTGTCATTTTTTCTCATCCTTCGCTTCCCTTACAAACCTACGACGACATTGTTTTGTTGCAATTACAAACTTTCTTTGTCGTGATTAAATTCCGATCGCAAAAGATAATTGGACAGTGAACCATGTACAATAACTAGTTAGTTTTCCTCACACTCGTTGAAATCGGAGCTCGAAATTGGGCATGTTTTCTTGTTGGCCAATTATGGATAAGAA
Protein-coding sequences here:
- the LOC133690492 gene encoding probable methyltransferase PMT10 — protein: MTTVSEDRVDLLGKFRPSKLNWNTNTPPPHLSPSEFPRPYTKPPYPYVGSQLHVFSPTHINQTRKLRTTMKPSATITSSTATLDVVKAPNFVKVTAITIFSFSVITLLCLFPSSPFPSSISFSPSFSITSPQQIKKNASLVSPRPKKTRPPPPPTVGERTGIVDENGAMAEDFVIGEFDPTAMDEFRNLTGGKEETSTKEDGKLTRVKYERFRVCEEITRDYIPCLDNVEEIKRLNLSGSLVIYERHCPEEGKGLDCLVPMPKGYKRSIPWPRSRDEVWFSNVPHTRLVEDKGGQNWIALKKDKFVFPGGGTQFIHGADQYLNQISEMVPEIAFGQHTRIALDIGCGVASFGAFLLQRNVTTLSIAPKDVHENQIQFALERGVPAMAAVFSTRRLLYPSQAFDLIHCSRCRIEWTSDDGILLLEVNRMLRAGGYFVWAAQPVYKHEENLQEQWKEMQDLTRRICWELVKKEGYIAIWRKPLNNSCYLSRYSGAQPPLCDSNDDPDSVWYVSLRPCITRLPENGYGANVTTWPVRLHYPPDRLQSIRMDATFSRKELFKAESKYWNEIIESYVRAFHWKHMNFRNVMDMRAGFGGFAAALHDLDVDCWVMNVVPVSEFNTLPVIYDRGLIGVMHDWCETFDTYPRTYDLLHAAGLFSAEQKRHKCKISSIMLEMDRMLRPGGTVYIRDSISVMSELQEIATATRWACTLRDTGEGPHASWKILTCDKRMP